Part of the Citrus sinensis cultivar Valencia sweet orange chromosome 2, DVS_A1.0, whole genome shotgun sequence genome, ATAGTAAAAGATGGTATCATAAGTATTTTGTAAATGCCTGGGTCTGAAATTTAGTATATTACATTTGCCCATCCCTGAGGTAGTTCTGTGTTTGTTTGGTAGAACATATATGAAACCTGGATTTTCAGAACATACATGCAACCTAGATTGTCAGTAATCAGAAacaatgagaaaataattctGCTTTTCACCTGCTACTGTTATGGATTGTTCATTCAAGGAGACATATGATTAAAGGTGTAGTCTTAtcttttgataaatatttattaaatgtctGGAATTGTGAACATAATTACTAGATTGAATTGCTTTATTTCATAATGGCATGAAATTTATCAGAACTTGCTCATTTAAGGAGTTAGTCATCGAAAAGGTTTTTGATACAATAAGCTGACCTTTGGAAGTCTTTTTGTTAGCTGCTAATGAGATGTTTGGAGAGGATGGACTGGCAGCAAATCCCTGTCCAAttcagaaaattattattgagatAAAAGGATCAGAACCATTGAGGGTAATAATTGTTCTAAATAGCAGTTATAAGGATTCAGATGGACTATTTAATTCGGACTCTTTTCATATCATTGCAATATGCCTTTAGCTGTGTTTCTTGGATTTTTATACCAATTTTCTATATAAAGGGTATATGTATCTACCTAATGAAAAAGTCacttattaattatgaattttatgcTTAGTATTGTAATGGTGTGTCTATCAATATGGGGCAACCTCATTTTACGTAAGAATTTTCATGCTTTAATCTGTAAACTGTCCTAACATCTTCTGTACTCAACTTGAAGCAACTCTGGAACCAATCTTGTTTGCTAGAATATTGCTTTTGTGATAACACCCTATCATAAACCCTTTGTTACAGACTTGGAATGGAAACTCATTTATGTGGGATCTGCTGAGGATGAGACTTATGATCAACTGCTAGAAAGTGTGCTTGTTGGTCCTGTTAATGTTGGTAACTACCGTTTTGTCTTACAGGTAATTTGATGAGTCTTGTTGATGTTCTTAAATATTCTTTCAGCATTAATCTGCATAATGGACTCATATTAACTTACTTCTTGTTGGCCTTGTAACAGGCAGACCCTCCGGACCCATCAAAAATCCGTGAAGAGGATATAATTGGTGTCACTGTACTGCTTTTAACATGTTCTTATATAGGACAGGAATTTGTTCGAGTGGGGTATTACGTGAACAATGATTATGATGACGAGCAGCTAAGAGAGGAGCCTCCTCCAAAGGTTTTGATAGATAGAGTTCAAAGAAACATATTAGCTGACAAGCCTAGAGTCACAAAGTTCCCAATCAATTTTCATCCTGAGAACAATGAGCATGGAGAGGACAGTCCACCTGATCAAGCTACTGAAACAAATGAGAATGGAGAAGAACAACTTCCTTCACCAGATCATCCTTCTCATGAGCAGTAGTGAGCATGGTGACCTAGAAAGGTTTGTTTTTGagatttcaaaaatacacCATCTGAGAAGCTCGGCTGTAACAGAAAATACTGTAAAGTTCTGATTGAATTGTGTTGTAACATCTTGTGCTCTTGGATTGATAAACTGctaatggaaaattaaaaatttttgtgcTCATCTTATTTGGGTGTGATCATCATTAGCAcattagtttttctttttctctaacTTAAACTGGAAAAAGGAAAACCGAAACAGCCTGAGGATCAGACAACTCTGTAACTGCAGTTTCTTGAAGGAAATATCTGCCCCATCTTTTGCATTGGGATTTTTTTCTTGCAAGTTGCTAGATGGTTTGATAGGCAGAATAGAACAATGTGTATCTGCTAAATAGTTGTCATGTAGGCTGCAAAGTAAATCACAGGAAACTGATATTATGCACAAAATCAATTGCCATATTGTGTACACACCAGGTTTCTGAGATTCAATTATCTCTCATTGTTTTGCTTTCCTTTTACTGAAAATGCATTCTTTCTAGCTTAAACtgattttcttaatttgctGCAAAATTCAACTCTTCATTGCCATGTTGGTAAGACGGTCAGTTCTTTGAGCTCTATGCATGGCATTTGTTGCCTGTAAGAAGGGAAGACAGCATTCAAtcaaaatgagtttttaaCTTCTTACTGATCTTTTTATGATCAAATTGAGAAATGCCCTGCTTGAATATGTTTACATTTAGTTTTACTAGTTAGCTTGAGCTAAGAAAATTGACTTACTTCATGATCCCAGTTGGTCGTGGCAATTACTGTAACAAGTGCAATAATTTGAATAGAAAGTCCACATATTATTCCCATCCAAAGTCCCTGCTTATGACAAAGGAAAACTTTTAGCAGTAAGCGAGTCATTTGTGTGTGAGATACAGAGAGATACAGAGAAATAGATGCCCACCATGCCTCCAATATGCAAGAAAAAGGCAAACAGCACTGCCGAAGGAATTCCCACAGCATAATAAGCTCCAAGATTGATATAGGCACAAAGATTTTGCCATCCACATCCTCTGGCAGCCCCTAGTTAAGAAATCAACagatttttatcataattatattGACCATCCAGTGCAGAATTGAATTTACTTCTGATCGTAAGAGATTACAACCAGAAAGCATGCACTGGAACCCATCCAAGAAGTCAGATAATGCAAGCAGAGGCATCATTTTTGCGATGTATTTGATCACTTCTTCTTCATTGCTGTAGAGTTTTCCCCAAACATTGCGTACCAAAATTGTTGTTATTCCAACTGTTGCACCTTCTGTAATGGCTATCATGATCATGACTCGGAGAGCCAATCGTGCACCTTTTGAGTTCCCTGCTCCTAATTCATTGGATACTCTTGTACTTTAAAACAGCAGAACAGATGGTTATGTTGGAAAAAGAAGATGCACAATTCTGATTACAGGGGAAGGAAGAAGTGATGATGTTATCAAAAAGGAGAATGTGTTAGTAACACCGTATTACTGACCTTATGGCACCACCAAGACCAACAGAGATCATGTAGACCATCCAGCATGTGTTAAGGCTGTGAAAGTGAaccattaataaaatttgtgagaAATTTCATTGGATTAAtctgttttctgtttttcatTGAATGAATGCGACAATCAACGAATCAATGGATACCTTATCGATAACACAGATGTCTCTAGCTTCGGATTTGGAAGAAGACCGGATAGAAGAACAACCATCTCAAACGACCAATACTCCAAGCTGCTTCCCGAGAACAGGCAGTGTTACCAAAGGCAAAATGGAAATCatttccaaattaattatagttaaGAGAAAAGAGGTTAGTTACCATATCATAATAGCAGAAGGAAGAGCAAGCTTTATAAAGCTTATAATATCATGCAGTGCTTCTGCTGAAAAACCTGTCCATGTTTTGATACAAGCCTGAGAGAACTTTATGTACATTGCCAAGAAAAACACGTTAACCCAATTGGAAATGGTAATTGACAAGGCAGCTCCTTTGCTCTCCAGGCCAGATTTGAAAACCAGAACCCAGCAAACAAGAATGTGTAACAAAGCTGTGATTGCTGAGCAGATCATCATGGGAAAAACATTGTTCTGGGTTTGTAAAAACCTGTTTAGACATTGAAGGATGCCATAGGCAAAAAGGCTAGGAATCATCCAGCGATTGTAAGTTCCTGCTCCAGTAGATATTTCGTGATCTTGGCCTAGAGCTATGAGAATGTTGCTTGTGTAGAACCATATTATTGCAAGTGGAATGCTTACTGCTAGAAGAGTTAGCATTGCTCTCTGTGTGTGAATACCAAGCATACGGTATTGCTTGGCTCCAAAAGCTTGTCCACACAGTGTCTCCAAAGCGCTTCCCATCCCCAGCTACATggtgaaatattttgaaacaaaaagttaGTTTAGAAGCGCTTCAATGCGAAGTGATTCTAGTCATCAAAGAGTGTTATTAAATTCTGCAAAGGATTATAAAAGATGGGGATACGTGTGCAAGGCAAGGTATTATTGAgaccaattatttatttataggtGTATTTCCAAGAGCTTTTGATAACATCAAAAAGTGGTCTCGTACTTTGTGCGATGAAAAGTGCATATTTGTGGTATTCAGCTGGAatagagaaattaatatttagaattATAAGCATAGGTTTGAGTGTTTTTCTAGGAACTGATGTTGCCCgatagtttttaaatttttacgcACAACCGATTTCCTTAAAAGCACTTTCAAATATAGGATAAAAATAGCTTTCTATATAAGCACTTCTGACATATTTTTGGTCGGTGTATATAATTGCGGAACTTTATTATATATCGTAACCACGGATTATCAGAATTCAGAACTTACAAATGCCCAAGTATTTTGCAAGGCTATCAAACTCACGATCACAGCAAAGACACCaatttccaataaatttttgaagagaAACAAGAAAGCCCCACTTACCAGAACACTGAAACCAGAAACTGAAGCAAAGGAAGATGCTATTGAAGCACTGGATAAAGCCAGCTCTCCGAGGTGACCAACAAACATAATTGATATCACTTGTAAGCAATACTGCAGCAAACTTACTGCAATAAGAGGCCCTGCCAGCCATAGTTGCTTCGTTGCCTCTTCAATAACATTTGCACTACTACAAATACTTTGCCGTTGAGATGTTTCCCCATCAAATTCATGGCCTCTTTCATTGCTAAGAATAAGGGGAGATTGAAGACTCGACTTTTGATCTCCTCTTTCCATTTTAGCTGCTTGGTTTTATGGTTCATTTAGCATAGACCATTTCTACCACATAAAAGAATAGTCGCTTCATACGCTGTATACTAATCATATAATTAGCTCTGCTTGCGTATTgcattcaatttaatttataagacGACAAAAATACGTCACAATCGAGAAAATACTTTGGCAAACAGTGGGTTCCCACAAATTTGTCTCTGTTTGCTCcatgataatataaaaaaactgCAGACGGTCAATGGTGGATGATCTGAGAGAGGATGTCGAAGCAAGAAAATTTGTTGGGTTttcaaaaatctaaaataaaaaatcatacaaATTGAAtccatttgattttgatgaatctGATCACATGCGTGGTGGTATTTTCTCACTATGGGGAGCGGTGTCAGCATGCGTGCATTAATATTCCTCTCATGGAGATACTGCATCTATTTTGACTGATAATCAATGTGACTACCTAATTGGCCCCTCCATTTGACTTTCAAATAATAGACACGTGACATCATTTTCTCAATGGTCGCTGGCAAGAGCATGTACTTTTATCATCTTAAATGTCGGATTGAGACATGACACCAACTTTTGTACTAAATTTAGGTGCAGCGTGAGCAGCCTCATGGCCCGAATTTAAATAAACGAGAGCGCACCATGCCAGTCTATCGTACAATTACAACTCGTGTGAATTGTGATACATACCAAGTTTCTCTTAGGGATGGTAAAAATTCTCACGGAGACGAGTATTTTTGGAGTTTTTCTCATTCGGGGGGATATGggaataattttatacctaatttcttattcggggagggaataaaaaaatttttttacccaattttttattcggagaggagacggggatgaggtggaatctcCATCCCCTACTCAttttcccattttaatttttaattttattttattttttttaaattactagtaaataaataataaaatttaaattataaaattataaatattgataaaaataaaaaatatcaaaatatttatattattaaacttttaggcctaattaactaattaaagtcctaaatttttatttaggacattaaaaagaccaagtagattctattagccaaatattttttttaaattttaatattctttaaatattttaaacttaaatctatttttttatttatttttagatgttataattgcccacagcgaatcacaattttaatatctaatctaatctaatatttacttttgatttgctccgatttaactattgtgttgtaaagggaataatccacatttataaagtgtccacgccaccattgaaaaagttaattttgaatctaaattcgattttatttgtaacaattttgtattaaactattaatttgttcatgatagtttgtaaaagaagtttgtattccTTGCATattgcgttacttactaatttaatgtatgtgacttttgtaatagatattaatgtaagatatatttcgaactttacttttattttaatatgattaactcaaaattgaaaaaaaaaatgtattagttattcggggatcgggaaccctcggggatcccctgttattattcggggaggggatgaggattctctcaagtaattctgacggggacggggaggggacggggacatacgcaaaatatcggggatggatacggggagatcggtcccctcccctcccctccccattgccatccctaagtTTCTCTTATGATAAATGCTTCTTTCGAGTAAGATATGTGTGAAAGTGATTGCTCCTTAACatataagaatattaaaagGATTAGATTATGTTGAAATCGCTCTAAGGTAGAGAGATAGAGCATTCTTTCATaactatataattaaaattataatgaatttttttattatttatcagtTTGTGTGAATGATTGAGAATTGTACTATAACGTACATCAGCTCCAATATAGCCATagtcatattaaaatatccttaaatctcaatcatataaaaatttaatacgtggtaaaaatatattaaaaaatttcattccaAATTTGATAGGAGAATTCTAATTTGTTTcactcttttaatttaatagctATTTATAACTAACTAGCAAGCACGAGCTATTTATACATTAATACATAAGATTTTTCAATAATGGTaagtattttgttttctttatatttttgtcatcttttatatttgctaccatattattaataataatctaccAATCAATTATTGCAATAGTGTGAGGGAGTTGTACCTTTGACTCGAAAACTACCGTCATTAGTGGTGGCTATGATGCTGTGATGGAGATGATGGGGGCTGTGATAGACGATATAGGGGATGAGAACGATAATATAATCTAGGCAAtggtaagtttttttttggacAACACCACTAGTTGTTCTAGATTTGATTGGTttgttttaaaagtaatttggTCCAAATCGAGAGGATAAGGCTATAGGAgattgttaatttcttttttactaaaatcaatatataccaTCTATTTTCTTACAGTTTTTATAATAGCCAAAAAGTCATGACgccaaaaatttaaaggaaaagagggTGGATAAGtaatttgtttgataatttgtcttgataatttgtttgataatttatcttgataatttaaaggaaaagataaatggtaaatattgatttaagtaAGAAGAAATTGACAATCTCCTATAgtctattataataaaaaaatttgttatatgcttacattttaataaatatttttatgaaaatgacTAGACATGTAAATTTTCCATATCTTTTTCTGCTCAtccaaataaacaaataacaagagatacaaaatataataaaaactttcCGTATTTGTTTTCCCTtcattttctatctttttctcCACGTCATAATTTGTCGAGCAAAAATGGAAAGCACGACCAAGCCATATGCATCAGCATTAATTCGGAGGTAAGAGTAACGAGTGGGTTGAGTGAGGACCACTAATTAACATCATGAGACATAGAtagcatttaacatttataacttttaattatttgttagtCGTTTAGCCATGTGGACTTTTATGTGTTAATTAAGAGATTTTTGGATTTGTATGTATCACGTATCATAATTAAATGTGAAAAGAACAAAATCGAAATTTTACAGATGATGAAGGTTCCTGTATCAGAtagtgtctttttttttttttcaccttttaaagaaacatatattaataataaagagaCGTATTTCATTCAATTATACGTTAAATTATcgattgaaattaattaatttactggTGTTACTAACCGCGTTTTTGTGGTGTATGTAGGGCAAATTTTACACAGCTGAAAACATATACGTATAATATTCTCCTGAAAACTTTATGAGACTCACTTACTTTAccattttaacattttagcCCCGGAAACTTCATATATCTGATGTTTTGCCCCCCGGGCTACAACTCCCCTATATAAATCCGAAGACCTGGAAGACGACCGAACCTGAACAAGTCTCCCTCTTAAGTCTTCGCAAATTttacagagagagagagaggggcgGCCATGAGAGGCAACGAAACAGAAAAGAATATGGAAGAGAGTTTATTAATACCAAAAGAGAGTTTATCCTCATCATCTACAACatggggtgtgttgagtggaGAAGTGAAAAAGCAGGGTTACATAGCAGCACCAATGGTGGCTGTCACTTTATCACAGTACCTGCTTCAAGTTGTTTccatgatgatggttggtcATCTTGGTCAACTTGCTCTTTCTAGCACCGCCATGGCCATCTCTCTGGCTAGCGTCACTGGCTTCAGTGTCCTTGTAAGTCCTATAATCCATACATAGTTATATACAATATCAAGATCGTGACACAAGAGGATTTgtctcttttgttttgtttgttttgtttattctttcttttgatgGGTATTCGCGTTATTGCACGTGGGATTTAAACAAATAGATATGCCAAATTTCTGatgttaaaatgaaaaacatacAATTAACTAATACCCTGTTTGTGAAAATgcccttaatttttaatggaCTTGAaatgctttttgtttttttattccaCAGCTATTTTGAATTGTGTAATATTTACTTTGAAACAGTTAGGAATGGCAAGTGCACTGGAAACATTATGTGGGCAAGCGTATGGAGCTCAGCAATATCAACGAATTGGAACTCAAACTTACACtgcaatattttgtttattcttaGTTTGCTTTCCACTTTCCTTTCTATGGATTTACGCGGGAAAACTGCTAGTTTTGATAGGCCAAGACCCCCTGATTTCACATGAAGTAGGCAAGTTTATGATCTGGCTTCTTCCAGCTCTGTTCGCTTATGCAACAATGCAGCCGCTTATTCGATATTTTCAGTCTCAAAGTTTGATCATTCCCATGTTCTTAAGCTCCTGTGCTGCTCTTTGTTTGCATATTCCCATCTGTTGGAGTTTGGTATACAAGTCTGGACTAGGGAACCTCGGAGGAGCATTGGCAATTGGTATATCGAATTGGTTGAATGTAACTTTCTTGGCAATTTACATGAAGTTCTCCACTGCTTGTGCAGAATCCAGGGTTCCAATTTCAATGGAGTTGTTCCAAGGAATTGGAGAGTTCTTCCACTTTGCTATCCCTTCTGCAGTAATGATTTGGTATGCTAATTATCTTCTATAGTTTCGTGTTCCCTTCTCATAGATATCGTAGACACATCATAAATTCagatgcttttttttttttttatttaattttgcagCCTAGAATGGTGGTCATTTGAATTGCTCATTTTAATGTCAGGGCTTTTGCCTAACCCACAGCTTGAAACTTCAGTCCTATCTGTATGGTATGTTGACATAGACTGTATCTGAAAGTTCTATAAAGAAAAGCACCTATCAAAGGaattagaatttctttttactgCTCATTATTTGTCAACTTCTTTGAGCAGTCTCAATACTATTCAAACCCTGTATGCAATCCCATACGGACTTGGTGCTGCAGTGAGGTTtgttctcaacagtcatttaaataataattattttatatcaactaATTAGCAGATTAACCATTATCTCCTTCTATAGTACTAGAGTTTCAAATGAACTAGGAGCTGGAAATGTGCAAAAAACCCGTGTAGCTGTGTATGCTGTGGTTTTTATGGCAGTTACTGAGACTATGGTAGTAAGTGCAACTCTCTTTGCTAGCAGGCGTGTTTTTGGTTACGTTTTCAGCAATGAGAAACAAGTTGTGGATTATGTCACAACCATGGCTCCTCTGGTTTGTTTGTCTGTCATCATGGATAGCTTACAAGGAGTCTTTTCAGGTTAAATTAACATCTTCAACTCTGTCAATTGCTAATTAGTTCTctctaaatataaataaattttttcaggttcataaattctttttattatttttaaggtgTTGCAAGAGGATGTGGGTGGCAGAATATAGCTGCTTTTGTGAATCTTGgggctttttatttgtgtggaATCCCAACTGCTGC contains:
- the LOC112496424 gene encoding protein DETOXIFICATION 13-like isoform X3 gives rise to the protein MRGNETEKNMEESLLIPKESLSSSSTTWGVLSGEVKKQGYIAAPMVAVTLSQYLLQVVSMMMVGHLGQLALSSTAMAISLASVTGFSVLLGMASALETLCGQAYGAQQYQRIGTQTYTAIFCLFLVCFPLSFLWIYAGKLLVLIGQDPLISHEVGKFMIWLLPALFAYATMQPLIRYFQSQSLIIPMFLSSCAALCLHIPICWSLVYKSGLGNLGGALAIGISNWLNVTFLAIYMKFSTACAESRVPISMELFQGIGEFFHFAIPSAVMIWRVFGYVFSNEKQVVDYVTTMAPLVCLSVIMDSLQGVFSGVARGCGWQNIAAFVNLGAFYLCGIPTAAILGFWLKFRGRGLWIGIQAGAFTQTLLLGIITTCTNWEKQASKARERISKGRSLADNRVVCSSI
- the LOC112496424 gene encoding protein DETOXIFICATION 12-like isoform X2, with protein sequence MRGNETEKNMEESLLIPKESLSSSSTTWGVLSGEVKKQGYIAAPMVAVTLSQYLLQVVSMMMVGHLGQLALSSTAMAISLASVTGFSVLLGMASALETLCGQAYGAQQYQRIGTQTYTAIFCLFLVCFPLSFLWIYAGKLLVLIGQDPLISHEVGKFMIWLLPALFAYATMQPLIRYFQSQSLIIPMFLSSCAALCLHIPICWSLVYKSGLGNLGGALAIGISNWLNVTFLAIYMKFSTACAESRVPISMELFQGIGEFFHFAIPSAVMICLEWWSFELLILMSGLLPNPQLETSVLSVCLNTIQTLYAIPYGLGAAVRRVFGYVFSNEKQVVDYVTTMAPLVCLSVIMDSLQGVFSGVARGCGWQNIAAFVNLGAFYLCGIPTAAILGFWLKFRGRGLWIGIQAGAFTQTLLLGIITTCTNWEKQASKARERISKGRSLADNRVVCSSI
- the LOC102621733 gene encoding probable histone chaperone ASF1A isoform X2, whose product is MLAQACDQAGKKLYHIENDLEWKLIYVGSAEDETYDQLLESVLVGPVNVGNYRFVLQADPPDPSKIREEDIIGVTVLLLTCSYIGQEFVRVGYYVNNDYDDEQLREEPPPKVLIDRVQRNILADKPRVTKFPINFHPENNEHGEDSPPDQATETNENGEEQLPSPDHPSHEQ
- the LOC112496424 gene encoding protein DETOXIFICATION 12-like isoform X1, which gives rise to MRGNETEKNMEESLLIPKESLSSSSTTWGVLSGEVKKQGYIAAPMVAVTLSQYLLQVVSMMMVGHLGQLALSSTAMAISLASVTGFSVLLGMASALETLCGQAYGAQQYQRIGTQTYTAIFCLFLVCFPLSFLWIYAGKLLVLIGQDPLISHEVGKFMIWLLPALFAYATMQPLIRYFQSQSLIIPMFLSSCAALCLHIPICWSLVYKSGLGNLGGALAIGISNWLNVTFLAIYMKFSTACAESRVPISMELFQGIGEFFHFAIPSAVMICLEWWSFELLILMSGLLPNPQLETSVLSVCLNTIQTLYAIPYGLGAAVSTRVSNELGAGNVQKTRVAVYAVVFMAVTETMVVSATLFASRRVFGYVFSNEKQVVDYVTTMAPLVCLSVIMDSLQGVFSGVARGCGWQNIAAFVNLGAFYLCGIPTAAILGFWLKFRGRGLWIGIQAGAFTQTLLLGIITTCTNWEKQASKARERISKGRSLADNRVVCSSI
- the LOC102621733 gene encoding histone chaperone ASF1B isoform X1, coding for MSAVNITNVTVLDNPAAFLNPFQFEISYECLTPLKDDLEWKLIYVGSAEDETYDQLLESVLVGPVNVGNYRFVLQADPPDPSKIREEDIIGVTVLLLTCSYIGQEFVRVGYYVNNDYDDEQLREEPPPKVLIDRVQRNILADKPRVTKFPINFHPENNEHGEDSPPDQATETNENGEEQLPSPDHPSHEQ
- the LOC102621442 gene encoding protein DETOXIFICATION 16-like, with the translated sequence MERGDQKSSLQSPLILSNERGHEFDGETSQRQSICSSANVIEEATKQLWLAGPLIAVSLLQYCLQVISIMFVGHLGELALSSASIASSFASVSGFSVLLGMGSALETLCGQAFGAKQYRMLGIHTQRAMLTLLAVSIPLAIIWFYTSNILIALGQDHEISTGAGTYNRWMIPSLFAYGILQCLNRFLQTQNNVFPMMICSAITALLHILVCWVLVFKSGLESKGAALSITISNWVNVFFLAMYIKFSQACIKTWTGFSAEALHDIISFIKLALPSAIMICLEYWSFEMVVLLSGLLPNPKLETSVLSISLNTCWMVYMISVGLGGAISTRVSNELGAGNSKGARLALRVMIMIAITEGATVGITTILVRNVWGKLYSNEEEVIKYIAKMMPLLALSDFLDGFQCMLSGAARGCGWQNLCAYINLGAYYAVGIPSAVLFAFFLHIGGMGLWMGIICGLSIQIIALVTVIATTNWDHEATNAMHRAQRTDRLTNMAMKS